From a single Oceanobacillus kimchii X50 genomic region:
- the galU gene encoding UTP--glucose-1-phosphate uridylyltransferase GalU translates to MKTVKKAIIPAAGLGTRFLPATKAMPKEMLPIVDKPTIQYIIEEAIESGIEDIIIVTGKGKRAIEDHFDHNFELEDNLVKKEKFDLLDKVNHASNVDLHYIRQKEPKGLGHAVWCARKFIGDEPFAVLLGDDIVRAETPGLRQLINQYEETQSSVVGVQQVPETETHRYGIVDPSTIEGRRYKVNHFVEKPAQGTAPSNLAIMGRYVFNPEIFQYLDKQQIGAGGEIQLTDAIQMLNEVQAVYAYDFQGKRYDVGEKLGFVKTTIDLALENAEIKDELFRYLEEKVSEKVKY, encoded by the coding sequence ATGAAAACGGTAAAAAAAGCAATTATACCTGCAGCAGGATTAGGTACACGATTCTTACCTGCAACAAAAGCAATGCCAAAAGAGATGTTACCAATAGTAGATAAACCGACGATTCAATATATTATTGAAGAAGCAATTGAATCAGGGATTGAAGATATTATTATAGTTACTGGAAAAGGGAAGCGCGCCATTGAGGATCACTTTGATCATAACTTTGAACTGGAAGATAATCTAGTAAAGAAAGAAAAGTTTGATTTACTAGATAAAGTAAATCATGCTTCAAATGTTGACCTTCATTACATACGACAAAAGGAACCTAAAGGCTTAGGTCATGCTGTATGGTGCGCGCGTAAGTTTATTGGTGATGAACCATTCGCCGTTTTACTCGGAGATGATATCGTACGTGCAGAAACTCCCGGATTACGCCAGTTAATCAACCAATATGAAGAAACACAAAGCTCGGTTGTTGGTGTCCAACAAGTACCAGAAACTGAAACACATCGATATGGAATTGTGGATCCAAGTACAATTGAAGGTCGTCGTTACAAAGTAAATCACTTTGTCGAAAAACCAGCACAAGGCACTGCACCTTCGAATCTAGCAATTATGGGAAGGTATGTATTTAATCCAGAGATTTTCCAATACCTTGATAAGCAACAGATTGGTGCAGGTGGAGAAATTCAATTAACCGATGCGATACAAATGCTAAATGAAGTTCAAGCTGTCTACGCATATGATTTCCAAGGAAAGCGATATGACGTAGGAGAAAAATTAGGGTTTGTGAAAACTACCATCGATTTGGCGTTAGAGAATGCCGAAATAAAAGATGAGTTGTTTAGATATTTAGAAGAGAAAGTATCGGAGAAAGTAAAATATTAA
- a CDS encoding tyrosine-protein phosphatase: MIDIHTHILPGVDDGAKTEEDSIAMAKQAVNQGITTIVATPHHRNGSYFNDKSSIVHNVNILNQLLSDHHIPLEILPGQETRINGDMIIDIDADDLLPINYSKYLFVEFPSASVPRYAKQMLFDIQMKGYTPVIVHPERNQELMEQQDKLYNFVKNGALTQVTAASLIGKFGKDIQKYANQLIECNQTHFIASDAHNIKSRKFVMAEAFDHVRTKFGNDYVYILQENAQLLVNNSNVNRMEPTQPKKKKFLGLF, translated from the coding sequence ATGATAGATATCCATACACATATTTTACCTGGCGTCGATGATGGTGCAAAAACAGAAGAAGATAGCATCGCAATGGCAAAACAAGCAGTTAATCAAGGCATCACGACAATCGTCGCGACACCACATCACCGGAATGGTTCATATTTTAATGACAAATCTTCCATTGTTCATAATGTGAATATATTAAATCAATTATTATCCGATCACCACATTCCATTGGAAATTTTGCCGGGACAAGAGACTCGAATAAATGGAGATATGATTATTGACATAGATGCAGATGATTTATTGCCAATTAATTATTCGAAGTATCTATTTGTCGAATTTCCATCAGCCAGTGTGCCTCGTTATGCTAAGCAAATGTTATTTGACATTCAAATGAAAGGGTATACTCCAGTAATCGTACACCCGGAAAGAAATCAAGAATTGATGGAACAGCAAGATAAGCTATACAACTTTGTGAAAAATGGTGCCCTTACACAAGTAACAGCGGCAAGTCTCATTGGTAAATTTGGGAAAGATATTCAGAAGTATGCCAACCAATTAATCGAATGTAACCAGACACACTTCATAGCATCAGATGCACATAATATTAAATCTCGTAAATTTGTGATGGCTGAAGCATTTGATCATGTAAGAACTAAATTTGGCAATGATTACGTATATATCCTTCAGGAAAATGCGCAATTACTTGTAAACAATAGTAATGTTAACCGAATGGAACCAACACAACCGAAAAAAAAGAAATTTCTAGGACTCTTTTAA
- a CDS encoding LysM peptidoglycan-binding domain-containing protein, translating to MANKKIFFSVTASAVVASAFFAVDEAEAASYKVKSGDSLWKIAQQHSTSVSTLKSINNLSSDVIYPNQVLKTSKSSSGSSSNSNSSNSSSNSNSSGSATYTVKRGDTLSGIASKHGISLSNLMKWNNLSTTLIYPGDKFVVSKNGTSNSGSSNSGSNSGSSNSGNSNSGSSKVHTVKSGDTLSALAKKYNTSVSNLKKWNNLNSSLIIVGQKLNVSSTGSSGNSNSSSNSSSNADVDYNVDKLISTAKSLNGTPYVWGGSTPSGFDCSGFIYHVYNKAGKGISRTSSQGYFDRSYYVNSPQKGDLVFFKNTYKSGISHLGIYIGNNQFIHAGSSGVQITSLDNSYWSKHFDSFKRFY from the coding sequence ATGGCAAATAAGAAAATCTTTTTTTCAGTTACCGCAAGTGCAGTAGTGGCATCGGCATTTTTTGCAGTAGATGAAGCAGAAGCAGCATCTTACAAAGTAAAATCTGGGGACTCATTATGGAAAATCGCTCAGCAACATAGCACTTCTGTTTCCACTTTGAAGTCGATTAATAATTTATCTTCAGATGTGATTTATCCAAATCAAGTATTGAAAACAAGTAAGTCTAGTTCTGGAAGCTCTAGTAACTCAAACTCTAGTAATTCTAGTTCTAACTCCAATTCCTCAGGCAGCGCGACATACACTGTTAAGCGCGGTGACACATTAAGTGGAATTGCATCTAAACATGGTATTTCATTATCTAACTTAATGAAATGGAACAACCTTTCAACTACTTTAATTTATCCAGGAGATAAGTTTGTTGTAAGCAAAAATGGTACAAGTAATTCTGGATCAAGTAACTCCGGTTCCAACTCAGGAAGTTCAAATAGTGGTAATTCTAATTCAGGAAGCTCAAAGGTACATACAGTCAAATCAGGTGACACATTATCCGCACTTGCGAAGAAGTATAATACGAGCGTATCAAACTTAAAGAAATGGAATAACTTAAATTCAAGTCTAATTATAGTTGGACAGAAGTTGAATGTATCTTCTACTGGAAGCAGTGGCAATAGCAATAGTAGTAGTAATTCTTCTAGCAATGCAGATGTTGATTATAATGTCGATAAATTAATCAGCACGGCCAAAAGTCTAAATGGTACTCCTTATGTATGGGGAGGATCTACACCAAGTGGATTTGATTGCAGTGGTTTTATCTATCACGTATATAACAAAGCAGGCAAAGGAATATCTCGTACATCCAGTCAAGGATATTTCGATCGTTCCTATTATGTGAATTCGCCACAAAAAGGTGATTTGGTATTCTTTAAAAATACTTACAAATCTGGTATCTCTCATTTAGGAATTTACATTGGTAATAACCAGTTCATCCATGCTGGTTCTAGCGGCGTACAAATTACAAGTCTAGATAATTCATACTGGAGCAAGCACTTCGATAGCTTCAAGCGTTTTTATTAA
- a CDS encoding YveK family protein — MEETISLKEIFGVIKKRLLLIFTFILVAALAAAIISYFVLTPKYENSSQFIVNQSNQEQANQFTQTDIRTNVEIINTYNVIIKSPAILDTVADELRLDLSSSQLSEKISVTSEENSQVVTVTATDPDPVLATDIANTTVDVFQEEIPQIMNVDNVSVLSQAELAEEPTPVAPNPILNIAIAIVLGAMVGVGISFLLEYLDNTIKTEQDIEKQLNIPVLGVISHLDEKDIRNEQFSRGTSKNAVRGGLDGAKKTV; from the coding sequence ATGGAAGAAACAATATCCCTCAAGGAAATCTTTGGGGTCATCAAGAAGCGCCTTTTATTAATTTTTACGTTTATTTTAGTCGCGGCGCTTGCAGCAGCAATTATAAGTTACTTTGTATTGACACCAAAATATGAAAATAGTTCACAGTTTATTGTAAATCAGAGCAACCAAGAACAAGCAAACCAATTTACCCAGACAGATATTCGTACGAATGTAGAAATCATTAATACATATAACGTTATTATTAAAAGTCCTGCAATTTTAGATACGGTAGCTGATGAATTACGATTAGATTTATCAAGTAGCCAGTTATCAGAGAAAATTAGTGTGACTAGTGAGGAAAACTCCCAAGTAGTTACCGTTACTGCAACAGACCCTGATCCTGTATTAGCGACTGATATTGCCAATACGACAGTTGACGTATTCCAAGAGGAAATACCACAAATTATGAATGTAGATAATGTCTCCGTTCTTTCTCAGGCAGAACTTGCAGAAGAACCTACACCAGTTGCTCCAAACCCAATCTTGAATATTGCAATTGCAATTGTATTGGGGGCGATGGTAGGCGTGGGTATCTCATTCTTACTAGAGTACCTAGATAATACGATTAAGACAGAACAAGATATTGAGAAGCAATTGAATATCCCTGTGTTAGGTGTAATCTCTCATTTAGACGAAAAGGATATTCGTAATGAACAGTTCTCACGTGGAACTTCCAAAAATGCAGTAAGGGGTGGTCTGGATGGCGCGAAAAAAACTGTCTAA
- a CDS encoding CpsD/CapB family tyrosine-protein kinase, which produces MARKKLSNINNKMRHLITKINPRSPISEQYRTIRTNLQFASVDHEIRSILLTSAGPSEGKSMTTANLAIVYAQQGKRVLLVDADLRKPTIHYTFRLDNLRGLSNILVGETSMQDAVESSDVENLDLISCGPIPPNPSELLGSKRMQFFIEEAKQHYDVVIFDMPPVLAVTDAQVMSNFVDGAILVVRSKRTDNEAANKALEALESVNANVLGAVLNDRDKKDANYYYYYGS; this is translated from the coding sequence ATGGCGCGAAAAAAACTGTCTAACATCAACAATAAGATGCGTCACTTAATCACAAAGATAAATCCACGTTCACCGATATCAGAACAATATCGTACCATCCGTACGAACCTGCAATTCGCTTCAGTTGATCATGAAATAAGGAGTATCCTGCTTACTTCTGCAGGTCCTTCAGAAGGAAAATCAATGACAACTGCAAACTTGGCAATTGTGTATGCACAGCAAGGAAAGCGTGTCCTATTAGTAGACGCGGATTTACGTAAACCAACCATTCATTATACGTTCCGATTAGATAATCTTCGTGGTCTTAGTAATATCTTAGTAGGGGAAACATCGATGCAAGATGCTGTGGAGTCAAGCGATGTAGAAAATCTGGATCTTATCTCTTGTGGTCCAATTCCTCCAAACCCCTCTGAATTATTAGGATCGAAACGTATGCAATTCTTTATCGAAGAAGCGAAGCAACATTATGATGTAGTCATTTTTGATATGCCACCAGTACTAGCGGTAACAGATGCACAAGTGATGTCCAACTTTGTAGACGGTGCGATTCTTGTCGTTCGTAGTAAACGAACAGATAATGAAGCAGCCAATAAAGCCCTCGAAGCATTGGAATCAGTTAACGCAAACGTGCTAGGAGCTGTGTTAAATGATCGTGATAAGAAAGATGCGAACTACTATTATTACTATGGAAGTTAA
- a CDS encoding NAD-dependent epimerase/dehydratase family protein encodes MMKKKQQGVHDKMKRVLITGKNSYVGNSFADWVKDDPNFKVDKISLREDTWKEHDFSSYDVVLHVAGIAHQKETKKNKEIYYRVNRDLTIEIANKAKSEGVLHFIFISSMSVYGIEKGKIDEGSLLNPKTNYGKSKLQAEEFIKTIRDNVSFKVSILRPPMIYGNECKGNYQKLSKIAKFTPFFPKYSNERSMIYVDHLSIYIKIVMEREKEGVLLPQNMQYVNTTKLVEAISKVNEKKLFIIGNFNWLISFLSDRISVFTKVFGDLKYNNSEDDINPNEYNIYNFNETVKITEKVNRR; translated from the coding sequence ATGATGAAAAAGAAACAACAGGGAGTACATGACAAAATGAAGCGAGTACTAATTACAGGCAAGAATAGTTATGTTGGTAATTCCTTTGCCGATTGGGTGAAAGATGACCCAAACTTCAAAGTGGATAAGATAAGTTTAAGGGAAGATACATGGAAGGAACATGATTTTTCTAGTTATGATGTAGTTTTGCATGTGGCAGGGATAGCTCACCAGAAAGAAACAAAAAAAAATAAAGAAATTTACTATAGGGTAAACAGAGATTTAACGATAGAAATAGCTAATAAAGCAAAAAGTGAAGGTGTACTCCATTTCATTTTTATAAGTTCTATGAGTGTTTATGGTATTGAGAAAGGGAAAATAGATGAAGGATCACTATTAAACCCTAAAACAAATTATGGAAAATCAAAGTTACAGGCAGAAGAATTTATAAAAACTATTCGTGATAATGTTTCTTTTAAAGTTTCTATTTTAAGGCCACCTATGATATATGGAAATGAATGTAAAGGGAATTATCAAAAGTTATCAAAAATAGCAAAATTCACACCATTTTTCCCTAAATATTCTAATGAAAGAAGTATGATATACGTTGATCATTTATCTATATATATAAAAATTGTAATGGAAAGAGAAAAAGAAGGGGTACTTCTTCCACAAAATATGCAATATGTAAATACCACTAAACTAGTTGAGGCAATTTCCAAAGTAAATGAAAAAAAGCTATTCATAATAGGCAATTTTAATTGGTTAATTTCTTTTTTAAGCGATAGGATATCAGTATTTACTAAGGTATTTGGAGATTTAAAATATAATAATAGTGAAGATGATATTAATCCTAATGAGTACAATATATATAACTTTAATGAAACAGTTAAGATTACTGAAAAAGTAAATAGGAGATAA
- a CDS encoding polysaccharide biosynthesis protein, with amino-acid sequence MSYRQRLGLLILLDSAIVSTAIFIAFWVVYPAYPGVLLGEELWVSAIALLVFHHVFAFIYKLYNKVWAYASVRELLAIVQAVTLTVLSVAVVQLITNGMVYRRALVITWLLHIVLIGGSRFMWRIVRDRYIKKNMDQKRTLIIGAGSAGAMIARQLQNDHQQSEIYPVAFIDDDLAKQKMEVYNLPVVGRAKDIPDKVKDLEIEHIVIAIPSLKNGELKRIVELCGETEAKVQMIPKIEDLMMGKVSVSHLKNVEVEDLLGREPVKLDIEAISEYVTGNTVMVTGAGGSIGSEICRQVMRFTPQKILLVGHGEYSIYNIDMELNNRYSDSEIDIVPIIGDVQDRDRMYQIMQEHHPSVVYHAAAHKHVPLMEYNPHEAIKNNVIGTKNVAEAADAFGVSTFVMVSTDKAVNPTNVMGASKRIAEMVVQDLAAQSSTKFVAVRFGNVLGSRGSVIPLFKKQMEQGGPITVTHPEMTRYFMTIPEASRLVVQAGTLAKGGEIFVLDMGNPVKIADLAKNLIRLSGYSENEMEIKYTGIRPGEKMFEELLGEEEVFPEQVYEKIYVGRTVEVDQQLITNLLIHFEGFNTETLKDEMMNIVFAERRILETMKA; translated from the coding sequence ATGTCGTATAGGCAAAGGTTAGGATTGCTAATTTTGCTTGATTCAGCAATTGTCAGTACTGCCATTTTCATTGCTTTTTGGGTCGTGTATCCAGCGTATCCAGGAGTACTCCTAGGAGAAGAATTATGGGTAAGTGCAATTGCATTACTCGTATTCCACCATGTATTTGCATTCATTTATAAGTTATATAACAAAGTATGGGCCTATGCTAGTGTACGAGAATTACTAGCGATCGTACAAGCAGTAACGCTTACTGTTTTATCTGTTGCAGTTGTACAATTAATAACCAATGGAATGGTTTATCGTCGAGCTTTAGTAATTACGTGGCTATTACATATTGTGTTAATTGGCGGTTCTCGATTTATGTGGAGAATTGTTCGAGATCGTTATATTAAAAAAAATATGGATCAAAAACGTACTCTAATCATTGGTGCTGGGTCAGCAGGAGCAATGATTGCTCGTCAGCTTCAAAATGATCACCAACAATCAGAGATTTACCCGGTTGCCTTTATTGATGATGATTTAGCGAAGCAAAAGATGGAAGTATATAATCTTCCTGTTGTCGGCAGAGCAAAAGATATACCAGATAAAGTAAAGGATCTTGAGATTGAACATATTGTTATTGCTATTCCATCTTTGAAAAATGGTGAATTAAAGAGAATTGTCGAGCTTTGTGGGGAAACAGAAGCAAAAGTACAAATGATTCCGAAGATCGAAGACTTGATGATGGGGAAAGTATCCGTCAGTCATTTGAAGAATGTGGAAGTAGAGGATCTCTTAGGTAGAGAGCCGGTAAAACTAGATATTGAAGCAATATCTGAGTATGTGACAGGCAATACGGTGATGGTAACAGGAGCTGGAGGATCGATTGGTTCGGAAATATGTCGCCAAGTGATGCGATTCACACCTCAGAAAATCTTATTAGTAGGTCATGGAGAATACAGCATTTATAACATTGATATGGAATTAAACAACCGCTATTCAGATTCTGAGATTGATATCGTCCCAATTATTGGTGATGTACAAGACCGAGACCGTATGTATCAAATTATGCAAGAGCATCACCCGTCAGTTGTTTATCACGCTGCAGCACATAAGCATGTTCCGTTGATGGAATACAACCCACATGAAGCGATTAAGAATAATGTTATCGGAACGAAAAATGTTGCCGAAGCAGCCGATGCATTTGGCGTCAGCACATTTGTAATGGTATCAACCGATAAAGCAGTAAACCCCACCAATGTGATGGGGGCAAGTAAGCGAATAGCAGAAATGGTCGTGCAAGATTTAGCTGCACAAAGTAGTACAAAATTTGTCGCAGTAAGATTTGGTAACGTTCTTGGTAGTCGAGGAAGTGTTATACCGCTTTTTAAGAAGCAAATGGAACAAGGGGGACCAATTACGGTTACCCATCCTGAGATGACCCGTTACTTTATGACAATTCCTGAAGCGTCGAGATTAGTTGTACAGGCAGGAACCCTTGCCAAAGGTGGAGAAATCTTTGTACTTGATATGGGGAATCCAGTCAAGATTGCTGATCTTGCAAAGAACTTAATTCGTTTATCAGGGTATAGTGAAAACGAAATGGAAATCAAATATACAGGGATTCGTCCTGGAGAAAAAATGTTCGAGGAATTACTAGGTGAAGAGGAAGTGTTCCCTGAGCAAGTATATGAAAAGATTTATGTTGGACGAACTGTAGAAGTAGACCAGCAATTGATTACGAACCTATTAATCCATTTTGAAGGATTTAATACAGAAACATTAAAAGATGAAATGATGAATATTGTCTTTGCTGAGCGTCGAATTTTGGAAACGATGAAAGCTTAA
- a CDS encoding response regulator transcription factor: protein MKVLLVENGKEDQVNLKDYLKQVDTLTLIEQNSINKLDGNAIEQSIPDMVILHEEYIDNDTLQQAKKVKQVLPYSKVILIYNTPNKEQLLQGMLIGLDAVIPYELFINQSIETLRIVQAGATVFPFEVNGIVSEQLKEVVIDKKELFQEKIKQHGIRLTKREVDIAYLLMTNHTNLQIASKLFLGEGTVKNYISEIYNKLNIHNRSKTIEFLMEIFQSEEYFSKSDFL from the coding sequence ATGAAAGTATTATTAGTCGAGAATGGAAAAGAAGATCAAGTCAATCTAAAAGATTATTTGAAACAAGTTGACACACTTACATTAATCGAGCAAAATTCTATTAATAAACTTGATGGGAATGCTATTGAACAGTCTATCCCGGATATGGTTATTTTACATGAAGAATATATTGATAATGACACCCTTCAACAAGCAAAAAAGGTAAAACAAGTATTACCATATAGCAAAGTAATCCTCATCTATAACACACCAAATAAAGAACAATTACTGCAAGGAATGCTTATTGGATTAGATGCAGTAATTCCGTATGAATTATTTATCAATCAAAGTATTGAGACTTTACGTATTGTTCAAGCTGGAGCTACTGTTTTTCCTTTTGAGGTAAATGGAATCGTTTCAGAGCAATTAAAGGAAGTTGTCATCGATAAAAAAGAATTATTTCAAGAGAAAATCAAACAACATGGTATTCGTCTAACAAAAAGAGAAGTGGATATTGCTTATCTTTTAATGACTAACCATACAAATCTACAAATAGCTTCTAAATTATTCCTTGGTGAAGGTACTGTAAAAAACTATATTAGTGAAATTTATAACAAATTAAATATCCATAATCGATCTAAAACAATTGAATTTTTAATGGAGATTTTCCAATCAGAGGAATATTTTTCTAAAAGTGACTTTTTATGA
- a CDS encoding YfhD family protein gives MGRDEHKKSKNNFLSQTPENQKSDGRDIEFSEELADYDDKEAQARSRAADKRAKRK, from the coding sequence ATGGGTAGAGATGAACACAAGAAGTCGAAGAACAACTTTCTTTCACAAACTCCTGAAAATCAAAAGTCAGATGGTCGTGATATTGAGTTCTCCGAGGAATTAGCAGATTATGATGACAAAGAGGCACAAGCAAGAAGTCGTGCTGCGGATAAACGTGCAAAGAGGAAATAG
- a CDS encoding LuxR C-terminal-related transcriptional regulator, whose product MIEVVYVSNGKEQKQYIHRLLERKAVQVLSWDRKITDRILSYSPDVAIFDVESLSYEELLEKMTIIKEMQPDIKIIFLVQTILEKEMYTMIDSQVDSILEKYQMKENELRQVINHLQHDYFYLPISVHKSLLERVQELKKTNFDIFYQKLTDNGIEISIKEAHVAYRVKEGLRNLNIASELGITEGTVKIHVSNLYRKLHIKGRRNMIEFLNDLKSDSFIDKENKEFNVIS is encoded by the coding sequence ATGATAGAGGTTGTGTATGTAAGTAACGGTAAAGAACAAAAGCAATATATACATAGACTTTTAGAACGTAAGGCTGTACAAGTATTGTCATGGGATAGGAAAATCACGGATCGTATCTTAAGCTATAGTCCCGATGTTGCTATATTTGATGTGGAATCGCTCTCGTATGAAGAATTGTTGGAGAAAATGACCATTATTAAAGAAATGCAACCTGATATTAAGATTATCTTTCTAGTCCAAACCATCCTTGAAAAAGAAATGTATACAATGATTGATAGTCAGGTGGACAGTATTCTCGAAAAATATCAAATGAAAGAGAATGAACTACGGCAAGTTATCAACCATTTACAACATGATTATTTTTATTTGCCAATATCCGTTCATAAAAGTTTGCTGGAGCGGGTGCAGGAATTGAAAAAAACGAATTTCGATATTTTTTATCAGAAGTTAACCGACAATGGTATTGAAATTAGCATTAAAGAAGCGCATGTCGCTTATCGTGTAAAGGAAGGGTTAAGAAATCTTAACATTGCAAGTGAATTAGGCATTACAGAAGGAACAGTAAAGATTCACGTAAGTAATCTGTACCGAAAGTTGCATATAAAGGGTCGACGAAATATGATAGAATTTTTAAATGATTTAAAATCTGACTCTTTCATCGATAAGGAAAATAAAGAATTTAATGTTATTTCATAA
- a CDS encoding sugar transferase: MLFKVIKRFMDIALSLLGLILLSPLYIVLIISIKIDSKGPILFKQKRVGIEKSHFYILKFRTMRVDTPKDTPTHLLADPDQYITKVGKFLRKTSLDELPQIWNIFIGDMSVIGPRPALWNQYDLIAERDKYRANDVRPGLTGWAQINGRDELPIDIKSKLDGEYIQHMGIKMDIRCFFGTFLSVLRSDGVVEGGTGRTSNNDEKETTGST; this comes from the coding sequence ATGCTATTTAAAGTAATCAAACGTTTCATGGATATAGCCCTTTCTTTACTAGGGCTTATCCTTTTGTCTCCATTATATATAGTCCTTATTATCTCCATTAAGATAGATTCTAAAGGACCAATTTTATTTAAGCAAAAACGTGTTGGTATTGAGAAGTCTCACTTCTACATACTAAAATTCCGTACCATGCGTGTAGATACACCAAAAGATACACCGACTCATTTACTTGCAGATCCTGACCAATATATTACTAAGGTTGGGAAATTCTTAAGAAAGACATCGCTTGATGAGTTACCACAAATCTGGAATATATTTATAGGAGATATGAGTGTCATTGGCCCTCGTCCTGCTTTATGGAATCAGTATGACTTAATTGCAGAAAGAGATAAATATCGAGCGAATGATGTACGACCAGGTTTAACGGGTTGGGCACAAATAAACGGACGTGATGAACTTCCAATTGATATCAAATCAAAACTCGATGGTGAGTATATTCAACATATGGGAATCAAAATGGATATTCGATGTTTCTTTGGTACATTTCTAAGTGTGTTACGAAGTGATGGCGTTGTAGAAGGTGGCACTGGAAGGACTTCAAATAATGATGAAAAAGAAACAACAGGGAGTACATGA
- a CDS encoding NERD domain-containing protein yields the protein MIIKKRKKPIILNSYESILARLRNDFTEKEIIEQHYSKSHRHFLGMTSVDFSLKAIGASYTILHEVYIKVENQYLEVDNLIITPHTIYIIDVNNDIVEPAFEFTSEQIQNVPYKPKLIIEDLFPFQQLEIKKIQLQKWLESQEVYNLSIEAFIVISDPKIMMKIMQDTIPMNDSVIMVNKLQQKITDLEQEKSTHPPIINHEKLGDRLKSVCKKKKINILKKYRIKEGDVLTGVACPECGKLGMLRYNGKWQCQSCKHTSKHAHRQALMDYYYIFQRSLTNKEAAKWLHVTSRHIVKYLLKSANYVFNKKQQKWFLK from the coding sequence ATGATTATCAAGAAAAGGAAGAAGCCAATTATATTGAATTCGTATGAATCAATATTGGCTAGATTGAGAAATGACTTTACGGAGAAAGAAATAATTGAACAACATTACTCCAAAAGTCATCGTCATTTTCTTGGTATGACTTCTGTTGATTTTTCTTTAAAAGCGATAGGAGCATCTTATACGATATTACATGAAGTGTATATTAAAGTTGAGAATCAATACTTAGAGGTAGATAACTTGATTATTACACCGCATACTATTTATATAATAGATGTAAATAATGATATCGTTGAACCTGCATTTGAATTTACTTCAGAACAAATTCAGAATGTGCCATACAAACCAAAGCTTATAATAGAAGATTTATTTCCATTCCAACAATTAGAAATTAAAAAAATTCAATTACAAAAATGGTTAGAGTCCCAAGAGGTATACAATTTATCGATAGAGGCTTTTATCGTCATAAGTGATCCAAAAATAATGATGAAGATTATGCAAGATACAATACCCATGAATGACTCGGTGATAATGGTAAATAAACTTCAGCAAAAAATAACGGATCTCGAACAGGAAAAATCGACTCATCCGCCAATCATTAATCATGAGAAGTTGGGAGATCGATTAAAATCTGTATGTAAAAAGAAGAAAATAAATATCTTGAAGAAATATAGAATCAAGGAAGGCGATGTCTTAACTGGAGTTGCATGCCCCGAGTGCGGGAAGTTAGGAATGCTCCGGTATAATGGGAAGTGGCAATGTCAGTCTTGTAAGCATACATCGAAACATGCTCATCGACAAGCATTGATGGATTATTATTATATTTTTCAACGTTCACTAACAAATAAAGAGGCTGCCAAATGGCTACATGTAACATCAAGGCATATTGTGAAATACTTATTGAAGAGTGCTAACTATGTATTTAATAAGAAACAACAGAAATGGTTTTTGAAATGA